In the Wyeomyia smithii strain HCP4-BCI-WySm-NY-G18 chromosome 2, ASM2978416v1, whole genome shotgun sequence genome, one interval contains:
- the LOC129725426 gene encoding uncharacterized protein LOC129725426, which produces MAEFPLDRASQCIPDYKGSADELEAFIFHIQHFANKIPKDGSEEQLVYVVLMKLMLIDVEDVKSDVPKLSNLVYAPLVNPWTSIPVVMGTVTAFILAVYLCKGRVACCARSTIIENVPEKRAESRNADPLGRRRRLSKQDIIRLDNFNQGKIAPREMTGQEVQGCDTGVTTDTQATDHMYEIAWVNECKEQDTGRKELHCGAATEARGTRMERTQVENTTKGPRQKFSQSYRITLDGNLQQKKRPIV; this is translated from the coding sequence ATGGCGGAGTTCCCACTTGACCGAGCGAGCCAGTGTATTCCGGATTATAAAGGTTCAGCAGACGAGTTGGAAGCGTTTATCTTTCATATACAACACTTTGCCAATAAAATTCCAAAGGATGGATCGGAGGAGCAGCTAGTGTACGTGGTGCTTATGAAATTAATGCTTATCGACGTGGAAGACGTGAAATCGGACGTCCCAAAACTATCAAACTTAGTATATGCCCCACTGGTCAACCCGTGGACGAGCATACCAGTTGTGATGGGTACTGTGACAGCTTTTATACTTGCCGTATACCTTTGCAAAGGCAGGGTGGCCTGCTGCGCACGCAGTACCATAATTGAGAATGTGCCGGAGAAGCGAGCAGAGTCTAGGAATGCGGACCCGCTAGGGCGACGCAGGAGACTAAGCAAACAAGACATAATCAGGCTGGACAATTTTAATCAGGGAAAAATAGCGCCGCGGGAGATGACCGGGCAGGAGGTGCAAGGCTGCGACACCGGGGTCACCACCGATACGCAGGCGACAGATCACATGTACGAGATAGCATGGGTGAACGAATGCAAGGAACAAGATACGGGACGGAAAGAGCTCCACTGCGGTGCAGCGACGGAGGCGCGGGGCACCAGGATGGAGCGAACACAAGTGGAAAACACGACCAAAGGTCCCCGGCAGAAATTTAGCCAGTCCTACAGGATAACATTAGACGGGAatttacagcaaaaaaaaagaccTATTGTGTGA